In Aerosakkonema funiforme FACHB-1375, the following are encoded in one genomic region:
- a CDS encoding response regulator transcription factor gives MEQRLLSTSGITRVLLVANSTIMRAGLSALMANNSSLEVVGSVTNGEMLLKNEQLQPDVVLLVWDGEELIFDGEFQVSGMVVLVEDWQEVSIRNWLRNGVQGILPLQATGDEIVGAISAVALGLNVLHPDVIESLLSALPATAKERDNGKGILTSREVEVLGMLASGQGNKAIARRLHISEHTVKFHIASIFSKLDVSSRTEAVIKGAKDGLILL, from the coding sequence ATGGAACAAAGACTCCTCAGCACGAGCGGCATAACGAGGGTTTTGCTGGTAGCTAATTCTACCATTATGCGGGCTGGTTTATCGGCTTTAATGGCAAATAATTCGAGTTTGGAGGTGGTGGGTAGCGTTACGAATGGCGAAATGCTTTTGAAAAACGAACAGTTACAACCGGATGTGGTGCTGCTGGTATGGGATGGGGAGGAATTGATTTTTGATGGTGAATTCCAGGTGTCTGGAATGGTGGTTTTGGTAGAAGATTGGCAAGAGGTTTCAATCCGTAATTGGTTGCGAAATGGGGTGCAGGGTATTCTTCCTTTACAGGCTACTGGGGATGAGATTGTGGGAGCAATTTCGGCAGTAGCTTTGGGTTTAAATGTACTGCATCCGGATGTGATTGAATCTTTGCTTTCGGCATTACCCGCCACTGCTAAGGAGCGGGATAATGGGAAGGGAATTCTGACCAGTCGGGAGGTTGAGGTGTTGGGGATGTTGGCTTCCGGTCAGGGCAATAAAGCGATCGCACGTCGATTGCACATTTCCGAGCATACCGTAAAATTTCACATCGCTTCTATTTTTAGCAAGCTGGATGTGT
- a CDS encoding S1C family serine protease, with product MNSFSLVEELNAVTESLRRSTVKIRGRRNGIGSGVIWNSDGIIITNAHVISHPKISVELSDGRILAATAIAKNRQRDLAALKVDASNLNAAKIGNGDRLRVGELVVAVGNPNGSTGAVTVGIIHNLTSINVNRPNWIQTDVQLAPGNSGGPLANVQGEVIGINTMIVQGKGFAIPTHVVQRFLERGNERPYLGVSLREVIVPLQGKPSYGLLITDVESGSPADIGQLMMGDVLVGVRGIAFLSPNELFHILENSYEGDGLPLNVLRGDKLVQLDVVLWNKDSSARAA from the coding sequence ATGAATAGTTTCAGCTTAGTTGAGGAATTAAACGCTGTAACCGAATCCCTACGCCGTTCTACAGTCAAAATCCGAGGACGCAGAAACGGAATAGGATCGGGCGTGATTTGGAATAGCGATGGGATAATTATTACCAATGCCCACGTCATAAGTCACCCGAAAATATCGGTAGAATTATCAGACGGACGAATTCTGGCGGCGACTGCGATCGCGAAAAATCGGCAGCGGGACTTAGCAGCATTAAAAGTAGATGCTTCTAACTTAAATGCTGCCAAAATTGGTAATGGCGATCGCTTGCGAGTGGGAGAATTAGTAGTAGCGGTAGGCAATCCAAACGGCTCGACGGGTGCAGTAACCGTGGGAATCATTCACAATCTCACTAGCATTAATGTCAATCGTCCTAATTGGATACAAACAGATGTACAATTAGCACCCGGTAATTCTGGTGGCCCTTTGGCTAACGTGCAAGGGGAAGTAATTGGAATTAATACGATGATCGTACAGGGGAAAGGGTTTGCCATTCCCACTCATGTAGTGCAACGCTTTTTAGAAAGAGGTAACGAACGTCCTTATTTGGGGGTGAGTCTTCGCGAGGTAATCGTACCATTACAAGGCAAACCTAGTTACGGATTGTTAATTACCGATGTGGAATCCGGCAGTCCAGCAGATATCGGTCAGCTAATGATGGGAGATGTGTTGGTGGGAGTGAGGGGTATTGCTTTCCTTTCGCCAAATGAACTATTTCACATTTTGGAAAACTCTTATGAAGGTGATGGACTGCCATTAAATGTGCTGCGTGGGGATAAGCTTGTGCAGTTGGATGTGGTGCTATGGAACAAAGACTCCTCAGCACGAGCGGCATAA
- a CDS encoding S1C family serine protease, whose translation MTNSASNNGKILEAFSGNLADIVEQASKAIVQINGRRRTSSSGVHWRPGIIVTTDRFINRDEEIRVTLPEGQTISATLEGRDETRDLAVLKIPETALNTANLGDATTLKVGHLVLAIARCQENSISASLGIISSLGESWRTWGGFSIDRSIRPSLILYPGFSGGPLVDTQGKVVGINTTVPRHTALTIPNTIVNRIVDQLLETGNIRYGYLGLGMQPVQLPLVLQQSLNLPDNGGVIVVSVEASSPADKAGVLIGDILVELSGTSINDISDVHSMLGPERVNRPIQAKIVRGGNSIELTITVGVRPQRGYRNE comes from the coding sequence ATGACTAATTCTGCATCGAACAATGGCAAAATATTAGAGGCATTTTCCGGCAACTTAGCCGATATAGTAGAACAAGCCTCAAAAGCGATCGTGCAAATCAACGGTAGGCGACGCACCTCTTCGAGTGGCGTTCACTGGAGACCGGGAATTATCGTCACTACCGATCGCTTCATCAACCGCGACGAAGAAATTAGGGTTACCCTACCAGAAGGGCAAACCATTTCTGCCACTTTAGAAGGAAGAGACGAAACTAGGGATCTCGCCGTACTGAAAATACCAGAAACAGCACTAAATACAGCAAATCTGGGAGATGCGACTACTCTCAAAGTAGGTCATCTAGTATTAGCGATCGCCCGTTGCCAAGAAAATAGTATCAGCGCTAGTTTGGGCATCATCAGTAGTTTGGGAGAAAGTTGGCGCACTTGGGGAGGTTTTTCCATTGACCGATCGATTCGTCCCTCCCTGATACTATACCCAGGTTTTTCCGGTGGGCCATTAGTAGATACCCAAGGAAAAGTAGTTGGGATTAATACCACAGTACCCCGTCATACTGCACTCACCATTCCCAACACTATCGTGAATCGCATAGTTGACCAACTGCTAGAAACTGGCAACATTAGATACGGTTATCTAGGATTGGGGATGCAACCAGTTCAACTACCTCTTGTTCTGCAACAATCGCTTAATTTACCTGACAATGGCGGCGTAATAGTAGTTAGCGTCGAAGCATCATCACCAGCAGATAAAGCAGGAGTGTTAATCGGCGATATTTTAGTAGAGCTTTCCGGTACATCCATCAACGATATCAGCGATGTTCATTCCATGTTAGGCCCCGAACGAGTTAATCGACCCATTCAGGCCAAAATTGTCCGGGGTGGAAATTCGATCGAATTAACAATCACCGTCGGCGTTAGACCGCAAAGGGGTTATAGAAATGAATAG
- a CDS encoding DHA2 family efflux MFS transporter permease subunit, with the protein MSSNPPPDFSSSPQPTSAKWWVMLGVGLGVLMFTLDTSIVNIALPTLVEVFQTTFATIQWVVLSYLLVVTALVLGAARLGDTIGKKRLYLGGLIVFTISSLLCGLSPGVGWLIGFRALQGMGAVMISALGAALVTEAFPSSERGRALGIIGAIVSLGIALGPTVGGLLIGLSDWRMIFLVNVPIGIFASFVVARSVPPSQYQATRQRFDWFGMVVMTIALTAFALGMTHGQDAGFANPMTLGLLAIAIFGLVIFLWQESRSTSPLVDLSLFHNRQFSLSLLTGILVFIVIAGTIFIIPFFLELVLHYPTPHVGLLLAVSPVLGGIVAPFSGNLSDRFGTRMISSIGLALMVMGCLSISTFNAQMTDIDYIVRVAPFGIGLGMFQSPNNSAILGSVPPERLGIASGLLSLTRTLGQTTGVPLLGAIFAAIVFMQSSAAKVTNAPPDALVFGVQSTFKIAAAMLAIATFIMFMLWRSQSRKIVSR; encoded by the coding sequence ATGAGTTCTAATCCACCTCCTGATTTTTCCTCCTCGCCTCAGCCAACCTCAGCCAAATGGTGGGTCATGTTAGGTGTTGGTTTGGGCGTTTTAATGTTCACCCTGGACACCAGTATTGTGAATATTGCCCTACCAACCTTAGTCGAGGTATTTCAAACCACCTTTGCTACTATTCAATGGGTAGTATTGAGCTACCTGCTAGTAGTTACGGCACTGGTGTTAGGGGCAGCGCGACTGGGAGATACGATCGGCAAGAAACGCCTTTACCTGGGCGGGTTGATTGTGTTTACCATCAGTTCGCTACTGTGTGGATTATCTCCTGGAGTAGGCTGGCTGATTGGCTTCCGCGCACTTCAGGGTATGGGAGCAGTGATGATTTCGGCATTGGGAGCGGCGTTGGTGACGGAAGCATTTCCCAGTTCTGAGCGGGGACGGGCATTGGGTATTATTGGCGCGATCGTATCATTAGGCATCGCTCTAGGCCCAACAGTGGGTGGACTGCTAATTGGGCTGTCTGACTGGCGGATGATTTTTTTGGTGAATGTTCCGATTGGTATTTTTGCCAGTTTTGTTGTTGCCCGTAGTGTACCGCCAAGTCAGTATCAAGCTACTCGACAACGGTTTGATTGGTTTGGGATGGTGGTAATGACGATCGCCCTGACTGCCTTTGCTTTGGGTATGACGCACGGACAGGATGCAGGTTTTGCCAATCCGATGACGCTGGGGTTGTTGGCGATCGCCATCTTCGGTCTGGTAATCTTTCTGTGGCAGGAATCCCGGAGTACTTCCCCTTTAGTAGATTTGTCTCTGTTCCACAACCGTCAGTTTAGCCTCAGTTTGCTGACCGGAATTCTTGTATTTATTGTGATTGCCGGCACCATTTTCATTATTCCTTTCTTTCTGGAACTGGTATTGCACTATCCCACTCCGCACGTTGGATTGTTGCTGGCTGTATCTCCTGTACTAGGAGGAATTGTCGCTCCCTTTTCGGGCAACTTATCAGACCGTTTTGGCACCCGGATGATTAGCTCGATCGGTTTGGCGTTGATGGTGATGGGATGCTTGAGTATCAGTACCTTCAACGCTCAGATGACGGATATCGATTACATAGTGCGCGTTGCGCCTTTTGGCATTGGTTTGGGAATGTTCCAATCCCCCAATAACAGCGCTATTTTGGGTTCTGTGCCACCAGAACGGCTCGGTATTGCCTCTGGTTTGCTGTCTCTGACTCGCACACTAGGTCAAACTACGGGCGTTCCCCTATTAGGAGCGATTTTTGCGGCGATAGTTTTCATGCAATCTTCCGCCGCGAAGGTAACGAATGCGCCCCCGGATGCCCTTGTGTTCGGGGTGCAGTCCACCTTCAAAATTGCTGCTGCTATGTTGGCGATCGCTACATTTATTATGTTTATGCTGTGGCGATCGCAATCCCGAAAGATAGTATCGCGCTGA